A stretch of the Lactuca sativa cultivar Salinas chromosome 9, Lsat_Salinas_v11, whole genome shotgun sequence genome encodes the following:
- the LOC111905171 gene encoding protein argonaute 10, translating to MPTRQIKEGVEQHLAVKPKSNLQNQMHPEAEKNLKTFPSENGRSPPCAAHENQHHQPHRNKGRRRGRGGRKSSDQESGIFMRPNSRPCTQKAADLPEFDCNKTSNLNESSEMSSFPCSSKSLSFAPRPGYGQTGTVCMVKANHFMAQLPDKDLNQYDVSILPEVTSRALNRAIMGELVKRYKESDLGTRLPAYDGRKCLFTAGELPFVWKEFRIKLVDQEDGINSPKREREYKVVIRFVAHVNLHHLGEFLAGKRADGSQEALQILDIVLRELSTKRYCPVGRSFFSPNIRKAQQLGEGLESWCGFYQSIRPTQMGLSLNIDMASAAFIEALPVIDFVAQLLGKDVLSRPLSDSHHVKIKKALRGVKVEVTHRGSVRRKYRVFGLTSQPTRELVFPVDDNANMKSVVEYFQEIYGFTIRLTHLPCLQVGNQKKANYLPMEACKIVEGQRYTKRLNEKQITALLKVTCQRPKDRENDILQTVHQNSYNQDPYAKEFGIRISEKLACVEARVLPAPWLKYHDAGKEKDCLPQVGQWNMMNKKVINGMTVSRWACINFSPSVKESVARGFCNELAQMCQESGMEFNPDPVIPIYTAKPEHVEKALRHVYHVSMNRLKGNELELLLVILPDNNGSLYGDIKRICETDLGLISQCCLTKYVFKISKQYLANVSLKINVKMGGRNTVLLDAISCRIPLVSDIPTIIFGADVTHPENGEDSSPSIAAVVASQDWPEVTKYAGLVCAQAHRQELIQDLYKTWQDPVRGTVSGGMIRDLLVSFRKATGQKPLRILFYRDGVSEGQFYQVLLYELDAIRKACASLEPNYQPPVTFIVVQKRHHTRLFANNHRDRSTTDKSGNILPGTVVDTKICHPTEFDFYLCSHAGIQGTSRPAHYHVLWDENNFTADGIQSLTNNLCYTYARCTRSVSIVPPAYYAHLAAFRARFYVEPEMQENGTKGTGVRPLPALKDNVKRVMFYC from the exons ATGCCCACAAGGCAAATCAAAGAAGGAGTGGAGCAACACCTTGCGGTGAAACCCAAATCGAATTTACAAAATCAGATGCACCCAGAAGCTGAAAAAAACCTGAAAACATTTCCGAGCGAAAATGGGAGATCCCCACCTTGTGCAGCTCATGAAAACCAGCATCATCAGCCACACAGGAACAAAGGAAGAAGAAGGGGAAGAGGTGGCAGGAAATCATCTGATCAAGAAAGCGGCATCTTTATGCGTCCAAATTCAAGGCCATGTACCCAGAAGGCGGCAGATCTACCAGAGTTTGATTGTAACAAAACTTCGAATTTGAATGAATCATCAGAAATGAGTAGTTTTCCTTGTTCAAGCAAGTCTTTAAGTTTTGCTCCTAGGCCAGGCTATGGTCAAACAGGGACAGTTTGTATGGTCAAGGCTAACCATTTTATGGCACAGTTACCAGATAAGGACTTGAACCAGTATGAT GTTAGCATACTTCCTGAAGTAACATCACGAGCTTTGAACAGAGCTATTATGGGAGAGTTGGTGAAACGATATAAAGAATCTGATTTGGGGACGAGGTTGCCTGCTTATGACGGGCGCAAGTGTTTATTTACTGCTGGTGAGCTGCCATTTGTCTGGAAGGAATTTAGGATCAAACTGGTGGACCAAGAGGATGGGATCAATAGTCCCAA aaGAGAGAGGGAGTACAAAGTGGTGATTAGATTCGTGGCACATGTAAATTTGCACCATTTAGGCGAATTTCTAGCTGGTAAACGAGCAGATGGTTCACAAGAAGCCCTCCAAATTCTAGACATAGTGTTGAGAGAGCTTTCCACGAAAAG GTATTGTCCAGTGGGAAGGTCCTTTTTTTCTCCTAATATTCGGAAAGCGCAGCAGCTGGGAGAAGGCCTGGAGTCATGGTGTGGATTCTACCAAAGTATTCGACCTACTCAAATGGGATTGTCACTAAATATTG ATATGGCTTCAGCGGCTTTTATTGAGGCTCTCCCGGTAATAGATTTCGTAGCCCAGCTTCTTGGCAAAGATGTGCTATCGAGACCGCTCTCTGATTCTCACCATGTCAAG ATTAAAAAGGCTCTTAGAGGAGTGAAAGTTGAAGTGACTCATAGAGGGAGTGTACGAAGAAAATATCGAGTTTTTGGATTAACGTCGCAGCCCACAAGAGAATTAgt aTTCCCAGTTGATGACAATGCAAACATGAAGTCTGTTGTTGAATACTTTCAAGAAATATATGGATTCACTATTCGGCTAACTCATCTCCCTTGCCTTCAAGTAGGAAACCAAAAGAAGGCCAACTATTTACCAATGGAG GCATGCAAAATTGTTGAAGGGCAACGATATACAAAAAGGTTAAATGAGAAACAAATTACAGCTTTATTGAAAGTTACCTGCCAGAGACCCAAGGATCGTGAAAATGATATATTGcag ACAGTTCACCAAAATTCATACAACCAAGATCCTTATGCTAAGGAATTTGGTATCCGAATCAGCGAAAAGTTAGCATGTGTAGAGGCAAGAGTGCTACCTGCACCTTGg CTAAAATATCATGATGCTGGGAAAGAAAAGGATTGCTTGCCTCAAGTTGGTCAGTGGAATATGATGAACAAG AAAGTGATTAACGGGATGACTGTTAGCCGGTGGGCATGCATAAACTTCTCTCCAAGTGTCAAAGAAAGTGTTGCTCGTGGATTCTGTAATGAATTGGCTCAAATGTGTCAAGAATCTGGCATG GAATTCAATCCAGACCCGGTGATACCAATTTATACAGCCAAACCTGAGCATGTTGAGAAAGCACTAAGGCATGTCTATCATGTCTCAATGAACAGGCTAAAAGGAAATGAATTGGAGCTTCTATTAGTCATCTTACCTGATAATAATGGATCCTTATATG GTGATATAAAGCGGATATGTGAAACGGATCTCGGTTTGATATCTCAATGTTGTCTTACGAAATACGTGTTCAAGATTAGCAAGCAATACTTGGCGAATGTATCTTTGAAGATCAATGTTAAG ATGGGTGGTAGAAACACAGTTCTTTTGGATGCTATTAGTTGCAGAATACCATTAGTGAGTGACATACCGACAATTATATTTGGAGCAGATGTCACTCACCCAGAAAATGGAGAAGACTCTAGCCCCTCAATAGCTGCT GTAGTAGCTTCCCAGGATTGGCCTGAAGTGACAAAATATGCGGGATTGGTTTGTGCTCAAGCTCATAGACAGGAACTTATTCAAGATTTGTACAAAACATGGCAAGATCCTGTTCGTGGAACTGTCAGTGGTGGCATGATCAG GGATCTTCTAGTTTCTTTCCGCAAGGCAACAGGACAGAAACCGCTACGGATCTTATTTTACAG GGACGGAGTGAGCGAAGGGCAATTTTATCAAGTGTTACTGTATGAATTGGATGCTATTCGTAAG GCTTGTGCATCTTTAGAACCAAATTACCAACCACCAGTGACTTTTATTGTTGTGCAAAAACGTCACCATACACGATTATTTGCAAACAATCATAGGGACCGTAGCACCACAGACAAGAGTGGAAATATTTTACCCG GTACTGTTGTTGATACCAAAATTTGTCATCCAACAGAGTTTGATTTTTATCTCTGCAGCCATGCCGGTATTCAG GGGACAAGTCGACCTGCTCATTACCATGTTCTGTGGGATGAGAACAATTTCACTGCAGACGGGATTCAGTCGTTGACAAACAATCTTTGTTATACATATGCAAGATGCACACGCTCTGTATCTATAG TTCCGCCAGCATACTATGCACATTTAGCTGCCTTTCGGGCAAGGTTCTATGTTGAACCAGAAATGCAGGAAAATGGGACAAAGGGAACTGGTGTCAGACCCTTGCCTGCCCTCAAGGACAATGTGAAAAGAGTAATGTTTTATTGTTAG